Proteins from one Halalkalicoccus sp. NIPERK01 genomic window:
- a CDS encoding NAD(P)-dependent oxidoreductase: MTALGFIGLGQMGGSMATHLAQNDNEVFVFDQRQEAISAVESVGATGTSSASEVGKKAEVIFLSLPDPEMVRAVVSELEATISPNSVIIDTTTSTPDTTRSIADQLANDNVAVLGAPVSGGATGAENGNLTVMVGGDRATVEACQEFFEAFATNVFHIGEDPGYGHAVKLLNNYLSNTAMVATSEAIILGQEIGLDIETMCEIFNVSTGRNSATEDKFPDYILNDRDVGFALGLMEKDLRLLLQFAEDNRIPLLLASVVRNQVGRTRNQYSETGDMTDVYDYLCDVMTTTDTGK, encoded by the coding sequence ATGACAGCCCTTGGCTTCATCGGACTCGGTCAAATGGGCGGATCAATGGCAACACATCTTGCTCAAAACGACAATGAGGTCTTTGTTTTTGATCAACGTCAAGAAGCAATTAGTGCTGTTGAATCAGTAGGGGCTACAGGAACCAGTTCAGCCTCGGAGGTCGGAAAAAAAGCAGAAGTGATCTTTCTCTCGTTACCGGATCCAGAGATGGTACGAGCAGTGGTTTCGGAACTCGAAGCCACAATTAGCCCGAATTCGGTTATCATTGATACCACTACTTCGACACCAGATACGACCCGATCGATAGCAGACCAACTTGCAAATGATAATGTGGCAGTCCTTGGAGCGCCAGTCAGTGGCGGCGCAACTGGCGCAGAAAATGGAAATCTTACTGTTATGGTGGGTGGGGATCGAGCGACGGTTGAGGCTTGTCAGGAGTTTTTTGAAGCGTTCGCAACGAACGTTTTCCATATTGGAGAAGACCCTGGTTACGGACATGCAGTGAAATTACTCAACAACTATCTCTCGAATACGGCCATGGTCGCGACCTCTGAAGCGATCATTCTCGGGCAGGAGATTGGGCTTGACATTGAGACAATGTGCGAGATATTCAATGTCAGCACTGGTCGTAACTCTGCAACCGAAGACAAATTCCCGGACTACATTTTGAATGACCGTGACGTTGGGTTTGCGCTCGGATTAATGGAAAAGGATCTTCGTCTATTACTCCAATTCGCCGAAGACAACCGGATTCCACTCCTTCTCGCAAGTGTCGTGCGGAACCAAGTCGGTCGGACTCG
- a CDS encoding cupin domain-containing protein — protein MGYHLVNAEELGQWDDRPTDVRSLSVAAGYDYQDSKLGLRVYELSPGEQSGLSYHYHDEQVEAFYVLEGTLHVETPDDEYVVESDQALFVDPGSPQRAFNPESADGPVRVLAIGAPSVDDAHEYEPSTDA, from the coding sequence ATGGGGTATCACCTTGTCAACGCTGAAGAACTTGGGCAGTGGGACGATCGCCCAACAGACGTTCGCTCATTGAGTGTTGCAGCCGGGTACGACTACCAAGACTCGAAGCTCGGTCTTCGCGTCTATGAACTCTCTCCCGGTGAGCAATCGGGACTAAGCTATCACTATCACGATGAACAAGTCGAAGCGTTCTACGTGCTCGAGGGGACACTGCACGTCGAGACGCCCGACGACGAGTACGTCGTCGAATCTGACCAAGCGCTGTTTGTCGATCCTGGAAGTCCACAGCGGGCATTCAATCCCGAGTCCGCAGATGGTCCGGTTCGTGTGCTCGCTATCGGCGCACCATCCGTCGATGATGCGCATGAATACGAGCCGTCGACTGACGCTTGA